Part of the Nicotiana sylvestris chromosome 2, ASM39365v2, whole genome shotgun sequence genome, CGACACTCGAGTATTTTAACAAGgcttttctcttttttaattGGCAATGATATCGTCAAAAATGGAGAACCAATTGGGTGTTATTTTTTGCCTAGAATCAAGAATTAGAGCAACAGATCTTCTCTCTTTTATGAATATGCATTTGTCACAACTAGAGTGCGAACTGGATATTTTTGTTTGCCCACTAAGCTACAAAGGACATATTAGTGAACATCTGATCCAGATAAAAAGGCTTGTTTCAAGGGAAGCATGATGGAGCAGCCGAGCAGACATGCAAACTCTTTATACTAATCAGAGCTAATAGGCCACAAAATCTATATGTAAACAGATTAGGCACAGTTTTTTTGATCAAGAGGTAAAACAGATTGGGCACAGTAACTGGAGCATCAATAAAACTGATAATAAAACATAAAGAACAGCAAAGCACACATCAAGTCAGTGGGAGGCCAAATTTCATAGATAAATTTATTGTAATAGTGAATGATAACAAGTATTTTCAGGTCACAACTGTCCTTTAAAGGCATCAAGATCAATCACAAAATCAGAATGTTGTGAATAGAAGGTCCCATATAAACTCGCAAAAATCAAGTACAACACCTACCACTCTGATTCAATTGGACACATCCATAGTAGCAACACATTAGGTTTATAAATCACACTTAAACTTCCAAACAAATTGTGATTTATTGCTCACGAGGTAgtaaaaattaaaggaaaaagaagaagaggttaAGATCATACTGAGATATTCATAGGCAAGTATCATGGAGGTTCCCCATGCTGACATGCTGACAAATCTTGGACCTAATCCCCTATAAAATCCTGTCCAACCATCCTCGGCAATCAACTGCTTCACTACTTGACGTGCAGTAGGTCTCGTGTCGTGTCCCATCACCTGTAGTGCATGAACAACAAGATCCTTAAATAACAAGACTCCAAAACTGAGACTAATTACAGGACAATGCAAGAGCACAAAATAGTGTGGCTAGAGCTTTAAAAGGAATTGCTTCTCAACACTCTCATTTATGTGTCCAACCACCAAAGGATGAGACCAAAGGGAAAAGAGATGCATAGCCTGGACAATatggaaagaaagaaataagaggTGTTTTGAAGGCAAAAAGGAGGAGGTGCAGTCTGTGAAATATAAATGTTTACGCTACTTGTACTACTGAAGAGATGGGAGTGTTGTATTGGATCTTCAAAACATGCTGGACATGCTTGATAACTTAGCTTTCTAGTGTTTTATAACCAGCATTATCTTTGTACTATCACAGTATCAGCTTGATACTGTTTTTTCTAATAAAATCATACATCAtcacaatgaaaaagaaaaaaggaaaaaagaccgagagagagaaaagagaatatCCACAATTTCTATGCAAATGAAGGAAGCAGCTATTAATGCAAAATTGTGCACAGCAATCTGTAGGAAACAAAACGAACACCTAAGTCCTAACTCATCTAAAGGTACTACAATGCCTCTTGCGAAAGCTTAACACTTGCAAATACTTAACACAAAAACTAATCAAGGGTAAACAGTacggaaaattttgaaaagtgtAGAAAAATCAGTCACCGTTTTGAAGAAATAGTTCATAACAGAAAACAGAGGTAATACCTGCAATCGAGTTTTAATGGTGTCCAATGGAGTTGTTATGCAAGATGCAGTAGCACCTGCAATGATCCCACCAGCAGCTTGAACTGCCACTATTTTCCCCTGGCCGGGAGCAGGCCCACCATGCTCAGTTCCATTATCCAAGAGCCTGCTGATAGATACCAAAAGCAATTGATAAGCCACAAAAAGTTACCCAACAGAAATCTATAGAACAACAATACTTGGCGATGCAACCCAATACAAAGGTATAGCAGGAACGCGAACAGTAGAAAAGGGAAAGTCCACTCTTAAAGAATTTTGGAAGATCGGCATTGTCATGTCTCACCTCCATATGAAACGCTGGCTCGAGCCATAACTTGCCCACCATACAGCACTGGATGGGGAATATGTTATAACAGATAGACCAAACCCTCTGTATAGTCCACGAACACCTTCTGACTTCAGAACCTTGCGAGCAACATCCAAGCCACCATTGTAGCTTGCGTGGCCTGAGTATCCTTGCACCATTAACCTTTGACTAACCTATTTCCATCCGATTTCATGACATTAGTTTTCGAAACTTGAAAAAACTCATCCACAAAATTGTGACTGACTGGAGTAGAAAGCAGggcaataacaacaaaataaggAAGACCATAAATGTCAGAAACACGACTTATTTGTAAATTACTTTGCTATGCTCAATTCAGCCAAATGTAGTTAATATTCTAATGCAAATTCTAGTAAATGACAAAAAGAATGAAGAGCAATCTGATAATTTAAGAAAACATTCTTCAGATGAAATCAGATATTTAATCTAGCTACACGTGGATTTTTAGAGAATAAATTACGTCGGATTTACAATCCACTAGTCCAAGTCATTAAGCCTCTATTATGAAAAGAGAATGTAGAGATAAAGGCCATACTATGTCAATTGGAACAAAGACAGATTGTGAACAGAGAGACGCCAGCATGCCAGCAACGCCATTTGCTATAGCTGCCTGTATAGGTTCTGATAGTTTGAATGGTTCAACCATCTTAAAGGCAGCCACCTTAGTGGTCTCTAGTGCTGTGAGAAATATAATCCTGGCGGGAATCGCCCCAGTAATGACCGTTCCAAAACCTCTATATAAACCAGGAACACCATCGTTTCGCAATATGCCCCTGACAACAGAAAATGCATTGTCTTTCGCAGCAGTATTGGTTGCAACTTGCATTCTAGTCTTGATAACGGAAATGGGGTAGAGCGCAACAGTAAGCCCTGTAAATATCCCAGCTCCCACAACATAGAACTTACTCTTATCAAGCCTGCAGAAGAGGTGGAAGATATGAAGAGAagtccaaaagaaaaaaagagagcttaaaaataaaaggagaaaGCCTGCATAAAAGCAAAGAAATTATCCCTACCGGACAGTACATCCTTAAAAGATTAAGAGCAATGCAAACGTATCCTGCATGACCTTAAACAGTTATCCTATAAGATAGAGaaacttaaactaagttattagAATACATAACTTTGAAGGCCTGAAATCCACCAGAGAGAGAAGCTGAAGATCCTACATTCTAATGATTTTTCCAAAATCTCAGAAAATGAGCTAATCTAGAACAACTTGTTTTTTAAGATGACAGAGTAATCGGTCTGCCGCAACCCATAGGACCAACCGGAGCCTCCGGAACTCGGGGATAATAGACCCACCCtgtacccttctccacttaaaatACCAAGCTTAGCTCACATGACACAAGGCTCGAACCTATGACCTAAGTCACAAGTCCCTCAACCTTTGCCACTTGAACTAAGACTGGGGGCAATCTACAACCTTTTGTCTACTAAATGTGCAAACTAAGAA contains:
- the LOC104215082 gene encoding uncharacterized protein isoform X1 produces the protein MEVAGSRRKSFDQTEINWDKLDKSKFYVVGAGIFTGLTVALYPISVIKTRMQVATNTAAKDNAFSVVRGILRNDGVPGLYRGFGTVITGAIPARIIFLTALETTKVAAFKMVEPFKLSEPIQAAIANGVAGMLASLCSQSVFVPIDIVSQRLMVQGYSGHASYNGGLDVARKVLKSEGVRGLYRGFGLSVITYSPSSAVWWASYGSSQRFIWSRLLDNGTEHGGPAPGQGKIVAVQAAGGIIAGATASCITTPLDTIKTRLQVMGHDTRPTARQVVKQLIAEDGWTGFYRGLGPRFVSMSAWGTSMILAYEYLKRLCAVNE
- the LOC104215082 gene encoding uncharacterized protein isoform X2, translating into MEVAGSRRKSFDQTEINWDKLDKSKFYVVGAGIFTGLTVALYPISVIKTRMQVATNTAAKDNAFSVVRGILRNDGVPGLYRGFGTVITGAIPARIIFLTALETTKVAAFKMVEPFKLSEPIQAAIANGVAGMLASLCSQSVFVPIDIVSQRLMVQGYSGHASYNGGLDVARKVLKSEGVRGLYRGFGLSVITYSPSSAVWWASYGSSQRFIWRLLDNGTEHGGPAPGQGKIVAVQAAGGIIAGATASCITTPLDTIKTRLQVMGHDTRPTARQVVKQLIAEDGWTGFYRGLGPRFVSMSAWGTSMILAYEYLKRLCAVNE